The genomic region AATCCCGTGCGTGGCGCACGCCACGATTTGGCGAAATTCCCAATCTCCTCTATTTTGAATAAGGATCTACACAATGAAAAAATGGGGTCGAATTCTGGCTGTGGCCGCTCTGATGATCAGCGGCGCGTCCGCCGCCAACGCCAGCGACATGGCTACGCCTGAAGAAGCCAAGGAGCTGACCATCAAAGCCATGGCGCTGGTGGAGAGCCAAGGCAAGGACGCGGCGTTTAAAGCGTTTGCCCAAGAGGGCGGCGAATTTCTGCCCAAAGACCTCTATATGTTCTGCATGGATCTGGAAGGGGTGATGACCTTCCACGCCAAGAAGCCGCAACTGGCCGGTAAGAACCTGATGAGCTTCAACAAATATGGCGACATGCTGTTCAAGGATATGATCGACAAGGCTAAAGCCGATGGCGAAGGTTGGGTCAACTACAAGTGGCCCTACCCCGGCAGCGAAGAGATCCGCGAGAAGGCCAGCTACATCAAGACCGACGCGGCCAAATCCTTCTTCTGCGGAGCCGGCGCTTATAAATAAGCCCTGACGCTGACGCAGGATGTCTATAGGGGAGCCAGTTGGCTCCCCTTTTTTTGCGCTGGGCATTCCCGTTATGTGGAAACTGGATTTCTCTATTGTCAGTTGAAATCAGAATCGGACAGTTTGGGTATTGGTCACGAAAGATATCGAGGGCTACGCCCTCGAGCTCCCAAAGTCAAAATCCAAACCGTGGGGCGCCGCCCCACACCCCGCTGGGGGCGCGGCCCCCAGGCCCCGCCGCCGACTGGTCGGCGGCCAATAGTCAGCGCAAGATCAACCTGCGTCACGCAAACATTGAACGCTCTGTGCTGGTTTGATTCTGTCTGGCCATTACTGAAACGATAGGTCATGAAAATCACTCTTTTCATTCGTGTCGGAATTACTGGACTCCTGGCGGCGGCAGCGTTAGGCGCTGTTTATCGCGCTTCAGCGCCGCCCATGAGCCAGCCGCTCGGAGATGGGAATGCCGCAGCGTGCGCGATTCTGTTCGGCGCCTCGGGTATGGGCGGGGGTTATTTAACCAGCATGGCCGATGCGCTGGAAGCGGCGGGCGTGGGCGGTGTGGCCATTGCCGACCCGGCGCGTTGGTCGCGCCAAAGTTTGTTGCTCGATGGTCTCTCCGCCGCGCTGCAACGCAATCGTGACGCCATCAATTCCCAACTCCCCGTGCGCCCGGATCGATGTGATCAGGTCAATCTGATCGGCTACTCCTATGGCGGCGTGGTCGCGGCGCAGGCGGCGCTGGACTTGGCCGATGGCGGGGCGAGGGTGGAGCATCTGATTTTGTTGGCCACGCCGCTCTCCGCTGATCTATTGCAGCAGGCGCGTCGTCATCCCAACATTCGTCAGACCCAGGTGATGGACTTGGTCGAGTATGGCGACCCCCTGTTTGCGGGGATGTCATGGCCGCGACTGCTGGCCAGTGCGCCGACGCTTCTCTGGCAGTTCTGGCTCTTTGATCGGTTTGCCCAGGCGGTGGGCCACTACGCCTATGCCGATGATTTACCCTCGGTGCGCGCTCGGCATCGCGCATGGTCGCGGCGGCTGGTCGCGCAGGGGGTGCGCTGATGCTCCGCGCGATGTTTGGGTGGCTCTGCTATGGCGTGGCGCTGCTCTTGGCCGTGCAACCGCCGCTACACAATTTGGCCGCTGTCGCCCGCCATGGCGTCGCGCGGGATTTGACCCCCTCCCTGGGTATTGAGGCCAGTTGGTTGTTTGGCGCGCTCTATTTGCTGGCGGCGGCGGGAAGTCTGCTGTTGGCTCAGCGCACTTTGCACAGTGGCTTGCCCAGTTGGGCGCGGCGTGTCTGGATCATCGTGGCGACCGGGGCGCTGCTGCATCTGCTCCACTATCACGGCGCTGTTGCGGGGTGGTGGTCGTGATGCGGATTGAACATTTTTGATTTTGGAAATGGAAGATATCGAGGGCTTTGCCCTCGAGCTCCCAACTTCCACACCGTGGGGCTCTGCCCCACGCCCCGCTGGGGGCGCGGCCCCCAGGCC from Magnetofaba australis IT-1 harbors:
- a CDS encoding cache domain-containing protein, whose translation is MKKWGRILAVAALMISGASAANASDMATPEEAKELTIKAMALVESQGKDAAFKAFAQEGGEFLPKDLYMFCMDLEGVMTFHAKKPQLAGKNLMSFNKYGDMLFKDMIDKAKADGEGWVNYKWPYPGSEEIREKASYIKTDAAKSFFCGAGAYK
- a CDS encoding alpha/beta fold hydrolase yields the protein MSQPLGDGNAAACAILFGASGMGGGYLTSMADALEAAGVGGVAIADPARWSRQSLLLDGLSAALQRNRDAINSQLPVRPDRCDQVNLIGYSYGGVVAAQAALDLADGGARVEHLILLATPLSADLLQQARRHPNIRQTQVMDLVEYGDPLFAGMSWPRLLASAPTLLWQFWLFDRFAQAVGHYAYADDLPSVRARHRAWSRRLVAQGVR